Within the Borrelia miyamotoi genome, the region GAATAGAAGGTCCTCTGCTAAAAGATCCTTTCAATCTCACTATTAATAATAAAACTAAAGATACAAAAAACATTATACTAAAGTCAACAAAATAAATAGCGCTCATAAGCACAGGATTGATAAAAATACTACTAGATAAAATAAAACCCATATTAAATATATTACTTCCAATAATATTTCCAAGAGCAATATCTGACTCCTTTTTAATCACTGCAAAAATAGAAACAACAATTTCTGGTATACTGGTTCCAAAAGCTACAAAAATAATTCCAATCACTCTTTCACTAATATTAAAAATATTGTGTGCAATATATATTGAACTATCTATTAAAAGCTTTGAACCTAAATACAAGAAATATATACTTAACAATAATATAAAAGTATTTAAAAATAGAAACTTAAAACTATAATCACAATTAAAATTTTCTAAATTTTTTGTAATAGAATGATATTTTTTTTCTTCTCTATAAAATAAAAACAGATACAGTAAAAATAAAACTAAAATTATCAATGCACTGATTCTATCATAAGGTACCTTAAAAAAAGACAAAGAATGAAAATCAAAAGAAAAAAATAAAAGAAAAAACATCAACAAAAATAAAATTATAAAAGAAAATTTGAGTCTCTTAAAATCAGTTTCAATCCTCAAAAAAAGCCCTGTTAAAGGAAGTGCAAGCAACATATTAATAATATTACTACCAATGATATTAGAAACAATAATTTCATTTTTACCCTTAAACGATGCTATTAAGCTTGTAAAAAGCTCTGGGGCACTTGTTGATAATGACACTACTACAACACCAATTAGAAGATGTGGCACTTGAAAATAAGTAGCAATATTAACAGCACCCTTTAAAAGACAATTTCCACCAAGATACAACAGACATATACCAAGTACTACATAAAAAAAATAAATAAATTCCAAAAAAACCTCCTACTAAAATAATATTTAAGAAAAACCCAAAAACTCGCTTAGATCAGTCTTAACCATATAGTAAATATTAGATGCATTCCACAGACTAAAGCCATTACCCAATGACTCCTTAACCCCTCTCAATTGATGATAAAAATATTCTAAATAAACCTCTTTACTTACTTGACGTTCCTGACCAAGTAAAAAAGCTTGAACATAAGGTCTAATTATAACCCTACCAGAAGAGAATATAGAGGCTCTATTACTCCCCTCTTTGTAAATTTTATAAGCTCTAGTAGTATAATACATCTCATTCTTTAAAAAATCATTAGTATAATGAGAAGGATAAAACATGGGAGAAATAACATCAACATAATCGGAAATCATAGAAATATTTTGACCAATACTATTTGTCACAAACCATCCATTATTTCCATAAATATCAACAGAAATAGGAATAGAAATATTTTTTCTAGCCATAATTAAAAAAGATTCAAGCGCATCAATTGCTTGCATCTTATATTTATTAAATCTTGAAGTTATAAGAGATACAGGACCATCTGTTGGAAATCTAATGTAATCAAACTGAATCTCATCAACTCCAAGAGATTGAATTTCCTTTGCAATACGTAAATTATAATCCCATGTTTCTTGATTGAAAAGATCTACCCAATGTTCTTTTTGAACAAATTTAAAAGAAGGACCATTGTCAACTCTTATAATGTTTGCCCAAGGTCGATTGGTCTTTTTATTCCAAAGAGCATACTCACAATTATTATAAGCATACAGCTTTGCATCCTTAAATACAACAATCCGGGCAATAACATATATTCCAAGTTCATTTGCTTTCTTTAAGATATAAGGAACATCTATCAAATTTTTAACAGCCTTTATCTTGTTTGGAAAATCTAATTTACTTGGATAGGTTAAAATACCACTATCATCTTTAAAATCAATGATAACAGCATTCATACCCAAGCTCTTTATAAACTTAAATCTCTCATCAACAGCTCTTCTATTGCTAAGAGTATAAGCTGTTAAATAAATAGAACCTTTATTAGAAGCAAGTTTCATTCTTGCTAACTTTTTAAGAAAATTTTCTTCATAAACAGAAAATTGATCGTAAAAAGTCCATTTACCATCAACATAGGAATAAAAATGATTATCATAAGTTCTAAACAAAAGTTTTTCGATTCTTTCATCTGACAAGTCAATAATGCGAACTATCTGCTTTTTAAAGGGAAAATCTAATTTTTTAACAACCCCTAAAACTGTATTAATTAAAACAATATCTCCATAAATTCCATAAGAACAATACAACTCATTTGCATTCTTTTTTGAAAACTCTATCGCACTAATCACATCATAATAACCAGCACCCAAATAAGTTTTAGCCATTAAAGAATTTAGATTTTTAAAATCTAAATTCTCATTAACGCTTAAATAAATTCCACTATTAGAAGTACCAATAGCAATATACTTATACTCTCCTCGGGATAATGCACTTGATGTAATATAAGCAT harbors:
- a CDS encoding calcium/sodium antiporter, which produces MEFIYFFYVVLGICLLYLGGNCLLKGAVNIATYFQVPHLLIGVVVVSLSTSAPELFTSLIASFKGKNEIIVSNIIGSNIINMLLALPLTGLFLRIETDFKRLKFSFIILFLLMFFLLFFSFDFHSLSFFKVPYDRISALIILVLFLLYLFLFYREEKKYHSITKNLENFNCDYSFKFLFLNTFILLLSIYFLYLGSKLLIDSSIYIAHNIFNISERVIGIIFVAFGTSIPEIVVSIFAVIKKESDIALGNIIGSNIFNMGFILSSSIFINPVLMSAIYFVDFSIMFFVSLVLLLIVRLKGSFSRGPSILFLFLYILYNSFLFGVF
- a CDS encoding putative glycoside hydrolase — encoded protein: MKLNTCIMFLYVIFLLFAYFFLCFRLHSLDEDKYFKSNDLFFVHKGALYKKHDNTIFKVEPEGLETRWIYPFARPVTKRITSVYEDFYSSNSLLTTSDSVYISYNYFKSFIKLVGNEKFNKNAYITSSALSRGEYKYIAIGTSNSGIYLSVNENLDFKNLNSLMAKTYLGAGYYDVISAIEFSKKNANELYCSYGIYGDIVLINTVLGVVKKLDFPFKKQIVRIIDLSDERIEKLLFRTYDNHFYSYVDGKWTFYDQFSVYEENFLKKLARMKLASNKGSIYLTAYTLSNRRAVDERFKFIKSLGMNAVIIDFKDDSGILTYPSKLDFPNKIKAVKNLIDVPYILKKANELGIYVIARIVVFKDAKLYAYNNCEYALWNKKTNRPWANIIRVDNGPSFKFVQKEHWVDLFNQETWDYNLRIAKEIQSLGVDEIQFDYIRFPTDGPVSLITSRFNKYKMQAIDALESFLIMARKNISIPISVDIYGNNGWFVTNSIGQNISMISDYVDVISPMFYPSHYTNDFLKNEMYYTTRAYKIYKEGSNRASIFSSGRVIIRPYVQAFLLGQERQVSKEVYLEYFYHQLRGVKESLGNGFSLWNASNIYYMVKTDLSEFLGFS